From one Thermus caldifontis genomic stretch:
- a CDS encoding M23 family metallopeptidase: protein MSELEVPRSGRFYWPINPRKSRPDVRFLDPDYYRGVRGPNGSWLAPPGYWHTGVDLNHPAGGDSDCGQPVHAMTDGYVVYAGRLPVWGGVVVLRHPHAGVWTRYAHLRDIRVGLRQVVPAGEIIGTVGKMTTGGYCHLHFDVFYRQPPASEGLWGFFPRGGEEARQKVLTYCVDPEAFLAKQARAGRLFEPPLWRA from the coding sequence ATGAGTGAGCTGGAGGTTCCCCGTTCGGGCCGCTTTTACTGGCCCATCAACCCCCGTAAGTCCCGTCCAGACGTGCGCTTTCTTGACCCCGACTACTACCGGGGAGTGCGGGGGCCAAATGGAAGTTGGCTTGCGCCTCCCGGGTACTGGCACACCGGGGTAGACCTAAACCACCCCGCAGGGGGGGACTCCGACTGCGGGCAGCCCGTCCACGCTATGACGGATGGGTACGTAGTCTACGCGGGCCGCCTGCCCGTGTGGGGTGGGGTGGTGGTCCTGCGGCACCCCCACGCTGGGGTTTGGACCCGCTACGCCCACCTACGGGACATACGGGTGGGCCTGCGCCAAGTGGTGCCGGCTGGGGAGATCATCGGCACCGTGGGCAAGATGACCACGGGGGGCTACTGCCACCTTCACTTTGACGTCTTTTACCGCCAACCCCCAGCCAGCGAGGGCCTATGGGGCTTCTTCCCCCGCGGGGGGGAGGAAGCCCGGCAAAAGGTCCTCACCTATTGCGTGGACCCCGAGGCATTTTTGGCCAAACAGGCTCGGGCAGGGAGGCTCTTTGAGCCGCCCCTGTGGAGGGCATGA